A genome region from Euphorbia lathyris chromosome 4, ddEupLath1.1, whole genome shotgun sequence includes the following:
- the LOC136226625 gene encoding basic blue protein, which yields MGQGRGSAILGMIMFLYFMMIQFEMGTAATYTVGDSSGWTFNVAAWPKGKHFRAGDIIVFNYSPAAHNVVAVNRGGYTSCKAQKGAKVYKSGKDRIKLVKGPNFFICTFAAHCQAGMQIAINAI from the exons ATGGGTCAGGGAAGAGGAAGTGCAATTTTAGGGATGATCATGTTTCTGTATTTTATGATGATCCAGTTTGAAATGGGAACTGCAGCTACTTATACTGTTGGTGATTCTAGTGGTTGGACTTTTAATGTTGCTGCTTGGCCTAAAGGAAAACACTTTAGAGCTGGTGATATCATTG TATTCAATTACAGCCCAGCAGCTCATAACGTGGTAGCAGTAAACAGGGGTGGTTACACTTCTTGCAAAGCTCAAAAAGGGGCCAAAGTTTATAAGTCAGGGAAGGACAGAATCAAGCTTGTTAAGGGACCTAATTTCTTTATCTGCACCTTTGCTGCTCATTGTCAGGCTGGCATGCAAATCGCCATTAATGCTATctga